The Pararhizobium sp. IMCC21322 sequence AGCATGGCAGCGCCGCATGTGAGCGGAGCTTCCGCCCTGCTGATGGCGCGCCATACTGAGTTGATCGCCCAGCCCGAGCGGATCAAACGCATCTTGTGTGAAACCGCAACCGACCTGGAGCGGGAGCGGTATTTTCAAGGACACGGCCTGGTTGATATCCTGCGCGCGCTGCAATCGGTTTAGGAGATATTCAAATGACCGCTCTGACATTACGCGTCATAAAAGCAAAACACGGCGACAGTCTTTTGCTTTTTGCAGATGACAATACGATTCTGATCGATGGCGGTCCCTCTGGCGTTTACGATCGGTATTTGCGTCACCAACTGCAGGCTCTTCCCAAAAGCGGAGAGGAGCCGCCGGTCATTGACCTGGTGATGGTCAGCCATATCGATGCAGATCATATTGATGGCATTCTCGACCTGACAGCTGAATTGATAGAGGCACGCGATGAGGAGCGCGACCCGATCGTTCATGTTCGCCGCGCCTGGCATAACAGCTTCGCCGATACCATTGCAAAATCCGTCGGCGTCAGTCCAGCAGCAACCCGTAGCCAGGCCGCATCACTTGCCGGGGCGTTTGACGAGATGTCCCTCGGTGGTTTTGATCCGCACGAATCCAAACTTGTTCTGGCCAGCGTCGGTCAGGGGCGTCAATTGCGGCTTGACCTGAAGGCCCTCAATATTGACGTCAACCAGCGCTTCAAGGATCGGCTCGCATTGCTGGACAATGCGCAAACACCGTGGAAAAGCGGCGCGCTAAGCCTCGATGTGATCGGCCCCGGCCAAGAACAGGTGGACCGCTTGAGGAAGGAATGGGCCAAAAAGCTCAAGAAAATCCTGGAAAAAGAGGCCGACGCAGAGACCGCAGCCCACAGCATGGATACGTCTGTTTCCAATCTTGCCTCAATCGTCGTTGTCGCCGAAGCATATGGCAAGACAGTTTTGCTGACCGGAGATGCGCGCGGAAAGATGATAATGGAATGGCTTGAGAAGACCGGGCGTCTTCAATCAGGCGGAACGGTACATTTTGATATTTTAAAGCTGCCGCATCATGGCAGCGACCGAAACGTTACAAAAGAGTTTTTCCAGCGGGTTACCGCCGATCACTACGTGGTTTGTGGTGATGGCAAACATGGAAATCCGGAGCCAAATACACTCGACATGCTGTTCGAAGCACGGCCGGAGCTAAATTACACGGTTCATATGACTTACAGCCCTGCGGAGATCAAAACCCATAAGGATTTCAAGAAGGATGGTCTTGATGCCAAGTTGGACCAGATCCTCTCAGATCCAGGGCGTGTGGCGGCCCTGAATTTCCCCGGCGATGGTGCCACTCACATTGATATTTCCATTTGAGCTCGCGCTTGGTGGAGAATGAGCACAAAACGCTTGATCAAGACGCGTATAACGCCTGATTTAAACTCACCTCAGTGTTGCAATCACTATTCTGCGGACTTCAAAAATCGGTCATCAGCAATTTCGGTCGCAACGCGATTGAGCGTTTGGAGCTTTTTCGCTGGATCATTTTCCTGCTCTGTTTCGGCCAATCGCTCAACATAGCTCTTGAAGTTCAGATACGCATCCTCGGCACTCTGGCTGAGCAGGGGCTGATCATCATAAGTTTCCACAAACCTGTCTGCAGCAATGCTGAGCAGGTAATAGGCAGTCGCTTGGTCTGAATGGGTTTTGATACACTCGCGTGCCGCCCGGCCACATTCCGAATAGGCTCGGACGCCTTTGCCATTGTCTTCAATAATCTTCAAAAGCTCAGTCATACGCATGAAATCATTCCTTTTTACTCAAACCTGAAATCTCGGTGGCGCCGCCATTTGCACTGGACCATGCCAGGGGATCATCCAGAAAACTTTCAACCTGCTTCAGGGTTTCCGGATCAAAATAGTTTTGTGTTTTGCAGACATCCAGAACGTCGCGCCATGTGGCAAGGTAGTGAAGATTAAGACCAATCTTTTCCAGGTTTTCCCGGGCTTCGGGGAAAATGTCGTAGTAGAACACCACCACAGTGTCGGATATTTCTCCGCCAGCATGTCGGATGGCTTCGCAGAATTTAATCTTGCTGCCGCCATCTGTTGTCAGGTCCTCAACCAGCAGGACACGCTTACCCTCAATCGAGTTGCCTTCGATTTGCGCATCACGGCCAAATCCTTTTGGCTTCTTGCGGACATAGTGCATGGGCAGATTCAGCTTTTCGGCCAACCAGGCGGCAAAGGGAATGCCAGCAGTTTCGCCGCCCGTCACACTGTCGATCTGCTCAAATCCGATATCCCGCATTACCAATCCGGCTGTAAAGTCCATCAGCGTGTTGCGGATGCGGGGATAGGAAATGAGTTTCCGGCAATCGATATAGACAGGACTTGCAAGACCGGATGTGAACATGAACGGTTTGTCTGTCCGGAAATGGACAGCGTCGATCTCCAGCAACATTTTGGCTGTCATTTCGGCCATCAGTTTGCGGTCGGGGAAAGTGCTGGTGCTCATGGTGCTATCCTTTGGAAGATCAAATCAGGTCAAATCTCCCCACCGTTAATAGCTTCGTGGCTCCAAAACAATGGAAAGCCCGGATCAAATACAGTTATGTGGTCGTTTTGAACCGGAATCTGCTTTGGAAAGGCAATTGGCGCGTCCTGTTTTGTGAATTTCAGCTTTTTGTCATTTGGCTTCAGGCGGTAGAAGGCAGGGCCATTCAATGATGTAAAAGCTTCCATCTGGTCCAGCGCACCATCGTCCTCAAACACATGTGCCAGACAGTTCAGCGTGTTGATGGAGGTGTAAATGCCTGCACATCCGCAGGCCGTTTCCTTTGCGCCATCAAAATGTGGTGCCGAATCGGTGCCCAGAAAGAATTTGGGATTGCCGGATGTGGCAGCCGCACGCAGTGCCAGTCGATGGCTTTCGCGTTTCGCAACAGGCAGGCAGTAATAATGTGGCCTGATGCCACCAGCCAGATAGGCATTTCGGTTGATGATCAAATGGTGCGTCGTGATCGTCGCCGCGATGTTATCTCCACCGGCAGACACGTAGTCTATGCCATCGGATGTGGTGACATGCTCCATCACCACACGAAGTTCCGGAATGCGTTTGCGGATTGGATCCAGCACGCGCTCGATGAATACGGCTTCGCGGTCAAAGATGTCGATATCCGCATCGGTTACCTCGCCATGGACAAGCAGCGGCAGATTGATTTTTGCCATATGCTCCAGAATGGGCATGATTTTTTCAAAGCTGCTAACGCCGCTTTCGGAATTGGTGGTCGCACCCGCTGGATAGAGTTTCACTGCCTGAATGAGACCAGAGTCAGCGCCTGCCTGCAGGTCATCAATGTCGGTTTGCTCTGTCAGATAGAGCGTCATCAAAGGTGTGAAATCATCGCCGGAGGGCAGGGCGGCTTCAATCTGGTCTTTATAGGCTTGCGCCTGGCTGGTTGTAACAACTGGCGGAACCAGGTTTGGCATAATGATGGCCCGCGCCGACCAGGCGCTTGAATGGCCGATAACAGCCTTGAGCATTTCGCCATCACGCAGATGCAAATGCCAGTCATCCGGTTGCCGAATGATGAATTGTGAAGATGTCACTGAACGACCTCTGTGAGATAATTGAAGATGATATCCGTTCCGGCAATGAGATCAGGAATTTCCATGGCCTCATCCGGATTGTGGGATCCATTTCTGTTGCGTACAAAAACCATTGCCGAAGGAATGCCGGCATTGGCGAAGACGGCGGCATCATGCCCGCCACCCGACGGCATTGTGAAAGGTTCTTGCCTTATATGCGCCATAGACGCGGACAGGCCCTCCACCATCTGCTTATCGCAAAGAGCCGGTGCAGTGTGAAGCTCTTTATCCAGTTGAAACGTAACGCCGCGCTCCCGCTCGACAGACCTGATTTCCTGCTTCAGCAAAGACCGCACATCATTTAACGCCTCAGCACTTTGACTGCGAAGATCGAGGCTGAAATCCACAAGATCAGGTATGCGTGTCAAAGCGTGTCGCCCCGGGTCGGTTCCCACCATGCCTGCGGTCAGAACCAGATCCTCACCCTTTTGCAAAATGGTCAGCCAACTCTCATCCAGCCGTGTCAGAAGGTCTGCCATGGCCAGCACCGGGTCTTTTCGGTAGGCCCGTGGGACGGCGCCGGAATGCCCGGCCTCGCCGACGCATCTAATCCGTTTATGCCTGATATTACCGCGAATGCCGGAGACGACAGCTGCAGGCATATTCTTCTCGACAAGCAAGGGGCCTTGTTCAATGTGGAGCTCAATATAGGATTCGATACTGTCCGGATCGATGAGAGGTCGATGTTGATGCACCTGATTCATATTAATTCCAATATCCGACATATGGGCGCTCAGGCTGCGCCCATCTCCTTTGTGGACTGACTGCAGCTCGTCTTCATCCAGCTTTCCAAGCAGCGCCTTTGAGGCAATGTAGCAGGGGCCAAACCAGGCGCTTTCCTCCGCCCGCATGGCAATCACCTTAACCGGCTTTGCAAACCGAATTCCTAGATGCTTGGCACGGGCCAAACATAGCAGCCCGGCAATAACGCCAGCCAAGCCATCAAAGTTGCCGCCATTAGGCACGCTGTCAACGTGAGAGCCGACAAGCATATATTTGCTGGCGTCTGCGTCGTCCGGCAACGAAAACACCGCGTTCTGACCCGCATCATACTGGACCGACAAGCCCTGTGCGTGTGCGTAATCTTCCAGATATTTCAGTGTCTTGGTCTCAATGGCTGAAAAAGCAGGACGGCTGATCCCGGCTGTATCCGGAGAAAAGGCTGCGACCTCTTCAAACAGCTGTGCCGCAACGGTTTCGGCATCAAATGATTGCTCTAAATGGCTTGATCTGCTCATGGCGCGGCTTCCATAAACACCAGCCCGTCTGAGGCTTCTTCATCTTCAACCGAGCCCACAAGCTGGCCGACGTTCTGGAACCCTTGTGATGTCAGATAGGTTTCCAGCCCGTCGATCATGCGGACCATGATGTGCGGTTCAATGAAGGTAGCAGTCCCGATTTGAATAGCGACCGCACCGGCAATCAGATATTCAATCACATCGTCAACGGTCGATATACCGCCGCAGCCAATTACCGGAATGTCGACCGATTTGGCACATTGGTATGCCATGCGCAGCGCAATCGGCTTGAAAGCCGGGCCGGACAGGCCACCCATCAGATTGCCCAGTTTCGGACGCCTTGTATGAATATCAATAGCCATGGCAAGCAGGGTATTTGAAACCACCAGCGCATCGGCACCGGCTTCTTCCGCAGCTTTTGCAACTTCTGTGGTTTCGCCCGTATTGGGGGTCAATTTGGCCCATAAGGGCAGATCGGTCGCCTGACGCAATTTGGTCATGACCGCATGGGTCGTGGAAGGCCGCATGGCGAAGGCTTTGCCGTCTTCCTCAATATTCGGGCACGAGATGTTCACTTCAATCGCGGCCACGCCAGGAATGCTTATATCCTCGCACAGCGAGGCAAATTCATCAGCGCTGCCCGCTGAAATGCTGACAATCAGAGGCGCATCATACCGGTCATAGAACGGGATGACGTTGGCCTTGAACGCGTCCAGCCCCTTGCTCGGAATGCCAATGGAGTTGAGCATGGAGCCACGCACTTCGCAGACCCGAGGAGTGGGGTTGCCGCTGCGTTTTTCGCGGGTGATTGTTTTGGTGACATGGGCGCCCAGAACATCCAGATCGAACAATTGAGCAAGTTCTTCCGAGAACGTACCAGAAGCTGGCATAATCGGGTTTTTCAGCGTTAGCGAACCAATTCGGGTGGTCAGATCTAGCATCCGATGGCCTCCTGCAAATCGAAAACGGGGCCTTCGCGACACACACGCTCATTGACTGTTTTGCCATTCCGGTGGAAGGCACGGACACAGCATTGGCACATGCCGATACCGCAGGCCATTTGCTGCTCAAGGGCAATCTGTCCGGGAATATCGTGAGTTTTCCCAAGCGATTGAAGCAACTTCAGAATCCGGTTGGAGCCACACGTATACATGGCATCAATACCCGTATCGGCAATTTTGGCCTCAATGATGCGGCGCATATTGGCAACATCAGACGAACCTGTATCATCGGTGAGCGGAATGACATCGGCGCCCAATTCCCGAAAGTAATCCAACGACATAAGCGTGTCTTCAGAGCGCGCGCTGCAAATTGCGGTAAGGTTCCGGCCAAGCTTGTGGGCCTGCAAGGCGAGGGGGGCAAGCGTCGCCAATCCGACTCCGCGCGCCACCAGCAACAGGTTCTGCCAGTCGGGAAGAATGTCAAATCCGCGCCCAAGCGGACCGAGTACATTCAGCGATTGACCGGTCGTCAGTGTTGCCAGCGCTGAGGTGCCCTCGCCGGTGACCTTGTAGAGAAAATGCAATTCGCCCTGATCCGGGTAGTAGCCATAAATGCTCATGGGGCGGCGAAGATAGGGCTGCAGCTTTTCCGTGACCGGACACAGAATATGGAAAAACTGGCCCGGCGCACATTGAAGAATGGATTGCGGCGCATCCAGCACCAGCAGACGATATTCACCATTGACCGGCTCGTTGCGTTTGACGGAGCAAGAGACTTCAAACACAGGCATCATCTCAGGCGAAGCGGGCGATGTGGGTAATGGTATAATGTTCACAGTCTGCCCTCCTATGGACCAAAAATCAGATTGGGGATGAACAGCGAAATTGATGGCACATAGGTGATGATCATCAGCACGATGATGTTGGCAATCACGAACGGCCAGACCCCTTTGATGATGCTCATGACAGGCTTGTTGAGCGTCGAGGAGGCCACGAAAATATCCAGCCCAAAGGGCGGAGTAATCATACCCATACCGATGTTCAAAGTGACGATCATTCCGAAATGGATCGGGTCGATGCCAAGCGCCATGGCAACCGGGAACAGAGGCGGCACCAGGATCAACAGAGCGGAATTGGGATCAATAAACATTCCCGCGATCAGAAAGCAGACATTGACCGCCAGCAGGAACGTAATCACCCCGGCATCAATCGACGTCAGAAAATCGCTGATATGAGTTGGAACCTGCGCCAATGTTATGAAGAAGGACAGCACGCCGCCCATGGCAAGAAGAATAAAAATCGTGGCGGTGGAAATGGCACTGCGCTCGGTGATTTCCACAAGCTTGGCAAAGCCAAGATTCTTGTAAATGAAGGCTTCAATCAGGATGGCATAGACAACACTGACAGCTGCAGCTTCGGTGGGGGTGAAAATGCCACCATAAATGCCGCCCAGAATGATAACCGGCATACCCAAAGACCATCCGGCATCCTTGAAGGCCTTCAGCTTCTCGCCGGATGTGGTTCTCTGAAACGATTTGACGCCGTTTCGTTTAGCTTCCAGTTTGACAAGAATGGCAAAGGCAAGCCCAAGCACCAGCCCGACGGCAAGGCCACCGGCAAACAAACGGCCTATGGAGGACCCTGTCATCCAGCCATAGATGATTAAGGTGATGGAAGGCGGTATCAGAATGGCGGTCTCGGCGCTGGCCACCAGCAGGCCCAGACTGAATTTCTCTGAAAAGCCGACCGAGCGCATTTCCGGATAAACCATCCGCCCCATGGCAGCGACCGTGGCGGGAGCAGACCCGGATACAGACCCAAATGCCATAGAACCACCAATAACCGTATATCCCATGCCGCCGCGGGCATGGCCCACCAGTGCCCGGACAAGCCCAGTCAGGCGACCGGCTATCTGCCCAGAGCCCATAAGATGTGCTGCAAAAATGAAGAACGGTATGGCCAGCAATGTTGTGTGATTGATGCCGCCCAGAGTTTTCTGGATAAAGGCCAGATCGGGCATTGATCCGTAAAAAATCATCTTGGTTGCCAAGGCAGGTATGCCCAGCACCAGAAGCATTTCAAAGCCTGCAATCAGCAGGATAACGGCTAGAATAATAACAATAAAAAGCATCAGCGTGCCCCCGGCGCTGGCTGGGCATCGCTCAAATCATCGTCATCTTTCGTGAAGCGATCAATAATTGAGAAGAAGCTGAGCGCATAGCGCAATGCCAGAAGGCCGAAGCCGATAATCGGTGCGGTGTAAATCCAGCCGATCTGGATATTGAGCGTCGGGCTTTTCTGGCCCGTACCCAGTACAAAGACCACCAACTGCCAAGCCAGATACGCCATATAGAGTGAGAAGAGACAGCCTGCAGCATCGATAATGCGGCGTATAGTGGCCCGTGCAGCGTGGGGCAGGGCCTCTCTCAACGTATCGATGCCCACATGTTTACCGCGCTCCAGTGCCAGCCCCAGAGCTCCGAACACCAGAAACACATTCATCAGCCGAACAGCTTCTTCCACCCAGGCAAACTGGCTTGCAAAAGTGCCGCCAATCTCGCGCGCAAGAACGTTCAGTGAGAACAGTGCAACCATTGAAAGAAAAAGTGTGACGAGGAAAACCCGCTCCACACGCCGTAAATAATGCATGATCTTCAGTTGCTTCCGGTGTTCTGGTTGAGGCTTTTAAGCGAAGGGAAGGCAGCGCGTTCGGCCGCCTTCCGATTTTATCGAACTGTGTTTGCTCAGTTCAGTTCTGAATATGCTTTTTCATAGGCACCGATCAGCTCGGTAGCAGCATCGCCAGCGCGGTCCATGTAGGCGGCCTTGGCCTTTTCGTACATCGCTTCCCTGAGGGCAGCTTTTTCTTCACTGGACGCAATGCGCACATTGATATCGCTCTCTTTAATCGCTTCAAGAGCAGCTTCAACAGCCTTGGCTTTGTGGGCACGCAGGCCTGGTACAACTTCGTTGAAGGCATCGGTGATGATTGTGCGATACTCTTCTGGAAGGCTGTTCCACCAGGTCGGATTGAACAGAACCACATCTTCCATCGCACCATGTTCAGATACGACGAGATATTTTTGCACTTCATAGAACTTCATGCGCTGAATGGTATCGAGCGGGTTTTCCTGCCCATCCACAACGCCTGTTTGAAGTGAGGTGTACAATTCGCCAAATGGCAGGGCGATGGCAGACGCGCCCAGCGCATCAAATTGCTCAATCAGAATATTGGAATCCATCACCCGGAATTTTTGGCCACCAAAGGACGACAGATCATCCAGTGGTTTGTTGGATGTAAAATTCTTCAGCCCGTTTGGCCACAAGGCCACACCGACAACGCCTTTTGACGAAAAGGATTCAAGCAAGGCCTGGCCAAATTCACCTTCGCGCAGTTTCTGCGCCTTATCAGCATCTTCTGGCAGCAGGAATGGAATGTCCAGAATGGAGATCGCGGGGTTGAAACCGCCAATGAAAGCGGCAGGGGAAACAGTTGCTTCCAGCGTACCCAGTTGAACGCCTTCTGTCATTTCGCGCTGATTGCCAAGCTGCCCGGATGGGAAAATTTGAAATTCGACAGCACCATTTGTCCGCTCTTTGACCAGTTCTCCAACCTTGGCGATATATATGTGCCGAGACTGTTGGTCTGATTCCAGATGGCCAATCTTGGCTGTGAAATCAGCTGCCCACGCCGTTGGCGCTGCAAGCATGGTTATGCCAAGAATGGGAAGTGTTCGGAGTGTGAATTTCGAGAGTTTAGATAACGCTTTCATGTGCGGCTCCTGTTGCGCTGTATCAGAAGTAAGTTAAGGTAAAAGCCTGCCGTCGCAGTGTCAAGAATATTCTCAAAAATGAGAATTTATCGGTATTGCTTTGCTTTTTGCGACGATTGTGCGATAGATTCTTTCTGGTCTCGAATACAAATCTCCAACTAATTCGGATCCTGACTGCCGGAAGAAAATTTTGAACAATTGAAGGCAAACGCGTGAATCACGGGATTTCTGGGGAGGAAATTGGCGAGCGGATGAAAGCCTTTCGTCTTGGGGCAGGCTTGACCCCCGAGCAATTGGCCCAGCGCACGGGCGTTTCAAGAGCCGCAATTTATCGCTACGAATCCGGTCAGCCAGCGAAGATTGATACGCTGGTGAAAATCGCCGATCTGCTGGACGTTTCGTTGCCAACGCTGCTTGGGGCAGGGGTGGAATACATCGCATCTGCCATAAGCTTCTTTGAGCGCATGCGGCAATTGGAGGAAAATGTTGACCAGATCACCGTGTTGTTTGGTCCCATATCCTACCTTTTGACAACAGATACATATGATGATTTTCTGCCGGATGTGTTGAAAGAGAGCATTCCCGGGAATGTAGAGAGTTACAATCAGGCAGTGCGAGAGGTGGACACGCTTCTGGATATATTGCGTGTTCGCAAGGCGACTTACCGAAACCGCACGCCTAACATCATAAGCCTCACATCCGCTGCTGAACTCACACAGTTTCTGAGATTGGGATTCGTCGGGGCGTACAATCCGCAAGGCGTTGACGTAGGAAAACGGCGTGACGTCGCCCGTATTGAAATCGAAAACATCGTTCAGCTTCTGCGGAACCAGCCGATTGGCGTTCAACTGGGCGTGGTGGTCGATTCCATGCCCGGCTCCAGCCTGCAGATATTCAAACAGGCCACACGCAAATCAGTCGCTGTCAGTCCCTATAGGCTGGGTGCGTTTGCAAACATCCGCCTGGGCGTCGCGACCATCAGCTCAGCCCCTGATGCAACGGAACTCTATCAGTCCGTGACAACGCAGCTTTGGACGCGTGCTTTGAAGGGCGAGCAAGCTGCTGACTTCATTGAGAAAAATGTCCTGAGTTGAAGCATTAAGCGATTGATTTGGCATCAAGACACTGAGTCAAACTTGCTCAAAATGCAGTGGTGTTAAATTATGTTTTGCAATGTAATTCACACTTATCATATATTTTTCTGATGAGACCCGATCCGCGAGATATCCGCTTTTTGCTGGCTGTTGCCGAGCATGGAACATTCATGTCTGCCGCAAAGGCAGAGAACATTTCGCAGCCAGCGCTTTCGAGCAGGATCGCCCGGTTGGAGCGGCAATTGGGTGTCAGACTGGTTGATCGTGGCCGTCACGGCGCGGTGCTGAACAAATATGGTGAGCTGGTTTTGCGGCATGCGCGTGCCGTGGATACGATTCTCGACAGGATCGTCGAGGAAGTGGAGCTGGAACAGCACGGCATTGTCGGTCCACTCGTGATCGGATGCACACCCGTTGCCGCCACGCAGCTTGTTCCCAAAGCGATTTCCCAAATGGGTAAATCCGGCGAACAGATAATGATTTCCATTCATGAGGAAGAGGACGAACCACTCCTGGAAAAATTACTGGGAGGCGAAATTGAATTGGCTCTTGGGGGCATTGGCAGCCGTGCCCGGCATGCGAACATCGTGCAGGAAAAACTGACAGATTTTCAAATTGAAGCGGTTGTCGGGAAAAGCAGTCCCATGTGGAATGAGAAATCTGTCACGCTTGCAAAATTGACGGACCAGCAATGGGCGTTACCGGCGACAGGCGGAATTTTCCGTGAACAGATAGAGGCGGCTTTCCTCAATTCAGGCACGCCTTTTCCAAGGACATTCTGGTCCTGTTCCGGCATCATTTCGCTAAAAGGGCTGATTCAGAACACCGATTGCGTCAGTCTGATGCCATCTCATGCTTTTGCGTTGGAAGCCAGCGCTGGTGTAATCCGTGGCATCAAACTTCAGGGATTACACATCGACAGAAGCGTCGCCATAATGCGGCTCCGCCACGCAGACACGTCGCCACTCGCCAAGCGATTTATCGGAGCGCTCCACAATGTCGCTCAGCGCTTGCAATAGGCTGTTTACGAACCGCGTGAGATCAGAAATGTCGGCTTGTCAGCCCGAACATTGTCTGCATCCCGACAGGTCGGATGACGCACTTGCGTAATGCTTTTTTCAGGCAGCCATTTTTGCAGCCTGAGGGCTCCGGAAGGCCAGGGTCGATCTCAAAAATGGAAGATTGGAGCTAAAGCTCTTCGTCGCGGGCAACGACACCTTTAAGGGCGATCTGGAAAAGCGGAACAACCATCGCCAGACCGTTCTGAACGTCTTTTCCATCTTTCATAACCCATCTGCGAAGGGCTGATCGGTAGATGTCAAACAGCAGGATTGTCAGCAGTTTTACATCGGTATCAAGTGCGATACGGCCCGCTTCCTGATTGCGTTTCAGCAAATGCGTCAGCTGATGCTCTGCCGCGTGCCGGGTCCGCCAGTAACGCTCCATCTGCAGACCAGAATCATAAAGGGCGGTTTCGCGCAGAATGTCGCGAGCCAGTTCTGGCTGGGTGGCAAAGAACTCAATCAGATGGCCGAAGAATTGCTCAAGCTGGGCAATCAGGGAGATGTCGCTTGGGATGTCGTCAACGCTTTGAGACCTGAAGTCGGCCCGCATGTCATTGTAAATGAAAAACAGCAAATCGCGCTTGTTGGCGGCGTAGCGAAAAATGGTTCCAATGCCCACATCCGCCCGTTTGGTGATCTGACGTATTGTCGCGTTCTCATACCCTTTTTCGATGAAAAGCGCGCGGGCCGCTTCCTTGATCCGGCGTTCTTTCTCAAGCTTTTTGACCTGCCGCAAACCGATTTTTTTAGCGGGGCGGTTCTTTACTGAGGTATCGTCGTCGATCATCAAGTTGGGCCTCACGCTGTTACGGTTTGTTATTTAGGGTCCGGACCCCTGTTTACCAGTGGTAATGATCGGTAGCCGATGGCGCAACCAATCTCGCGGGTGAGGTTGTAGCACCTGTCAGCACACCGTCTTCAAATTCGGTGTGAAGACGCCCTTGGTGCCGCCAAACGGTGCAACCTGTGTCCCGGACGGGGAAGAGGAGGCGACCGAGACCATCAGGCCCTGATCGGTTGCATCCGGCAAATAAGCCGCCAGGCAGCCGATATGATGACACTCGGCAATGGCAATTGTGCAGGTGCCATGTTGGATGGCGCGTTCTGAGGCGAGCGCCACGGCTTTGGATGTGAGCCACGCGCCTGGAAGACGCCCTCCATTCCAGGCAATTGCTGCGGCACGATCAGATATGATTTCGATCTGACCGGAATTTGCCATGTCGCCCGTCGTCAGCATCTGTAAATACCAGGCGGTTAGGGCCAGCCCATGGGTCGAGCGACCCATTTCATCGGCAAGTACAAGATAATGCGCAACCGCGCTTGCTTTCTTTGTCTCAAGACCGCCTTCCACAAACAGCTCTTTCGCCATGGTGCGAAGGGATTCCGGCACATAGCGGGCCGAGTTGTTCATGGGTATGGCTCCTGCATCAAGATCTGTCTATTCATTGGGAAAATCAGCAAGGCGATATTGCGTTGACGCTCATGAGGTCAACGCTATTGCTGCGTTCAAACGGGAAATCTCACTGTTGGTTCATCGACAATATAATGCGCAAAATTTGGTTTGGCGAAAAGCGCCAGTCAAAGCCCTTGGGTGCAAAGAAGTGTAACAATCATAGTCTGCAATCAAAAATACAAGCACTGATTTTCGCGAGGTCAGTTGGCCCGGCAATTTGGGCAGATTGCAGGGTGTGGTGCGATGCCGGAATTATGAATACACTGGACTGTCACACCGCTGTAATGTAGATATGGTGAAAGTGGAAACGTTTCCACAGGGTGGGTGTCTCAATTGGTGTTACCTAACAAACCAACCATAAAAGACGTTGCGGAACGCGCTGGCTGCGGCATTGCGACTGTCAGCCGTGTCCTGAATAACTCCGGTCCGGCAAGCCTTGCCAGTCGCGTACGTGTGTTAGCCGCCGCCGAGGAATTGGGCTTCAAGTTCAATGAATTTGGGCGCTCTCTGAAAAGCCGGCGCAGCAAGACAATTGGCGTGTTGGTTCCCACTTTGAGCAAT is a genomic window containing:
- a CDS encoding MBL fold metallo-hydrolase — encoded protein: MTALTLRVIKAKHGDSLLLFADDNTILIDGGPSGVYDRYLRHQLQALPKSGEEPPVIDLVMVSHIDADHIDGILDLTAELIEARDEERDPIVHVRRAWHNSFADTIAKSVGVSPAATRSQAASLAGAFDEMSLGGFDPHESKLVLASVGQGRQLRLDLKALNIDVNQRFKDRLALLDNAQTPWKSGALSLDVIGPGQEQVDRLRKEWAKKLKKILEKEADAETAAHSMDTSVSNLASIVVVAEAYGKTVLLTGDARGKMIMEWLEKTGRLQSGGTVHFDILKLPHHGSDRNVTKEFFQRVTADHYVVCGDGKHGNPEPNTLDMLFEARPELNYTVHMTYSPAEIKTHKDFKKDGLDAKLDQILSDPGRVAALNFPGDGATHIDISI
- a CDS encoding orotate phosphoribosyltransferase; the encoded protein is MSTSTFPDRKLMAEMTAKMLLEIDAVHFRTDKPFMFTSGLASPVYIDCRKLISYPRIRNTLMDFTAGLVMRDIGFEQIDSVTGGETAGIPFAAWLAEKLNLPMHYVRKKPKGFGRDAQIEGNSIEGKRVLLVEDLTTDGGSKIKFCEAIRHAGGEISDTVVVFYYDIFPEARENLEKIGLNLHYLATWRDVLDVCKTQNYFDPETLKQVESFLDDPLAWSSANGGATEISGLSKKE
- the pyrC gene encoding dihydroorotase; amino-acid sequence: MLKAVIGHSSAWSARAIIMPNLVPPVVTTSQAQAYKDQIEAALPSGDDFTPLMTLYLTEQTDIDDLQAGADSGLIQAVKLYPAGATTNSESGVSSFEKIMPILEHMAKINLPLLVHGEVTDADIDIFDREAVFIERVLDPIRKRIPELRVVMEHVTTSDGIDYVSAGGDNIAATITTHHLIINRNAYLAGGIRPHYYCLPVAKRESHRLALRAAATSGNPKFFLGTDSAPHFDGAKETACGCAGIYTSINTLNCLAHVFEDDGALDQMEAFTSLNGPAFYRLKPNDKKLKFTKQDAPIAFPKQIPVQNDHITVFDPGFPLFWSHEAINGGEI
- a CDS encoding Zn-dependent hydrolase → MSRSSHLEQSFDAETVAAQLFEEVAAFSPDTAGISRPAFSAIETKTLKYLEDYAHAQGLSVQYDAGQNAVFSLPDDADASKYMLVGSHVDSVPNGGNFDGLAGVIAGLLCLARAKHLGIRFAKPVKVIAMRAEESAWFGPCYIASKALLGKLDEDELQSVHKGDGRSLSAHMSDIGINMNQVHQHRPLIDPDSIESYIELHIEQGPLLVEKNMPAAVVSGIRGNIRHKRIRCVGEAGHSGAVPRAYRKDPVLAMADLLTRLDESWLTILQKGEDLVLTAGMVGTDPGRHALTRIPDLVDFSLDLRSQSAEALNDVRSLLKQEIRSVERERGVTFQLDKELHTAPALCDKQMVEGLSASMAHIRQEPFTMPSGGGHDAAVFANAGIPSAMVFVRNRNGSHNPDEAMEIPDLIAGTDIIFNYLTEVVQ
- a CDS encoding dihydroorotate dehydrogenase, with amino-acid sequence MLDLTTRIGSLTLKNPIMPASGTFSEELAQLFDLDVLGAHVTKTITREKRSGNPTPRVCEVRGSMLNSIGIPSKGLDAFKANVIPFYDRYDAPLIVSISAGSADEFASLCEDISIPGVAAIEVNISCPNIEEDGKAFAMRPSTTHAVMTKLRQATDLPLWAKLTPNTGETTEVAKAAEEAGADALVVSNTLLAMAIDIHTRRPKLGNLMGGLSGPAFKPIALRMAYQCAKSVDIPVIGCGGISTVDDVIEYLIAGAVAIQIGTATFIEPHIMVRMIDGLETYLTSQGFQNVGQLVGSVEDEEASDGLVFMEAAP
- a CDS encoding dihydroorotate dehydrogenase electron transfer subunit, producing MNIIPLPTSPASPEMMPVFEVSCSVKRNEPVNGEYRLLVLDAPQSILQCAPGQFFHILCPVTEKLQPYLRRPMSIYGYYPDQGELHFLYKVTGEGTSALATLTTGQSLNVLGPLGRGFDILPDWQNLLLVARGVGLATLAPLALQAHKLGRNLTAICSARSEDTLMSLDYFRELGADVIPLTDDTGSSDVANMRRIIEAKIADTGIDAMYTCGSNRILKLLQSLGKTHDIPGQIALEQQMACGIGMCQCCVRAFHRNGKTVNERVCREGPVFDLQEAIGC